The DNA region TTCGACCAGCAGCCGGGGAGCTGAAAAATCTGTAACCTGTGGCGCGATGCAGGGGCGGCAAGACACACCTGCTGGATCTCGGCAGAAGCACTCGCGCTACCAATCGGGTTGCCGCGCCCGGCGACCCCCGTCTATTCGATTCGGCGATGTTCGACATTGGACGTGAGCAGACGCCGATCGCTGGCACCGACCGGACAATCACCACCTCCTCGACCGAGCAGTCGGTCGCCCTCCCAATGCCCAGGGACCGCTCGATCGGCGACCTCGCCAGGACGCTCACAGATCGAGACGGCATCCTTGATTTCGGACCGCCATTGACCGGTGACGGTGTCGTGGACGCTGCGGCGGATAGGCCGACCGGAGCGTAGATGCTGCTGTAGTTCCTTGGCCAGCATGCTACGGGATTGGACAAATAGTGTCTTGTAGATCGTCACGTGCGACAACCGCATTCTGCTTCCTGCCGGGTGCTTCTTCCTCAGCGCACCGGCGATCTGCTCTGGAGACCAGTCTTCCCAAAGCCTCGCCGCGACATAACAGCGCAGCACCGGATTCCTTGCGAGCTTGCACTTCTTCGGACACCAAGCCTGCCGCCACACACGATCATCCGCATCAACAGCGCGATACCGCCGAATACCCTTATTCTTCGCGACCTCGCGACTGATCGTCGAGGCCGATCTGCCGAGGCGTCGACCGATCGACCGATCGACCGATACGGCTCACCCGCCGTCAGCCCCCGCGAGATCTCTTCCCGCTCTGACAGCGTCAGTGCCCCCGGACGTCGACGTTGCGGCGACTGATAGAACCGGCCATACGGCAACAGAATCGAGAAGATCGACCCTGGCGGTGAACCCACCGTTCGGGAGATCTCGCTGATCGACGCACACGCCTTCCACAACTCCCATACCTGCTGCCGTTCATCCGACGGAAGCCCCGACCCACCGATCTTCGCCACACCACACCACCGAGATGATCATCGATGGTGTTGCTTTGACCGATTGAGTTCACCCCGCGGAGCTTTCCGGAATGCACGCGCAGACGCTGCGCCAGTACGACAGGCTCGGCCTCGTGGTGCCGCGACGCCGGCCCGGTGGAGGCCGACGCTACTCGCTTCGCGACGTCGTGACCTTGCTCGAGATCCAGCGTCTGAGCCAAGAAGAGGGAATCAACCTCGCGGGCATCGCCCGCATCTTGGATCTGAGCAAGCGCGTCGATTGGCTCGAGCGCGAGGTAGAAAGGCTGCGCCCGCGGGCCGATGTCGGCTCCCGGATTTTCACATCCGGCCCCACCGCCGGCAAGGGCGTCATCGTCGAGCGCGGCCAGAGGGGCCGTCGCGACGAGGGCCGCTCGATGGTCGTGTGGCGGGGTCGTTCGCAATAACGGGACCGCAGTCCTGGCCTCCGTCTTCTACGGTCGCGGTGAGTCCCGAGACGTACGGGAGATATGCGAGACAGGGGTGACCTCCTGGCTGCCGCGCCCTGCGGCGCGGATCGCGCTTGCGTCCGCACCCTCGTACTCTCGCAACCAACTCTCAAACTGCGCCGCTGGCAAGGGGCGTGTCCAGTGATAGCCCTGGGCCGTGTCACAGCCGAACCGTGCCAACATCTCGGCAACCTCGGCCTCCTCGATCCCCTCTGCGACCACTCGCAACCCGAGGGCGTGGGCCAGGTCGATTGTCGACCGGACGATGGAGGACGATCGGTCGTCTAGCAACATCGGCACGATGAACGTTCGGTCGATCTTCACCTCGTCCACGACGAGCTCGCGCAAGTAGACGAGCGAGGAGTATCCCGTCCCGTAGTCGTCGATGGCGATCCGGACCCCAAGGGCCCGCAAGTTGCCGAGCACGGACTTGGCGCGAGCGGGGTCTCGCAAGAGCGCCTCCTCCGTGATCTCCACCTCGAGCGCCGAGCCGGGCAGCCGTTGCGCAGCGAGCAAGACCGACACGCGCGCCGGCAGTGTCTCGTCGATGAGGTCGGGAGCGGGAAGGTTCACGGCGATAGGCAGCACGATCCCTGCCGCCCGCCACAGGGCTGACTGGGCCAATGCCTGCTGCAAGACGCTCTTGGTGACTGCGGGCAGTAGCCCTGCCCTTCGGGCAAGCGGGAGGAACGCGTCGGGGAAGACGAGTTCACTTCCTGGACGATCCCAACGCACGAGCGCCTCGACACCCTCCACTCGACCGGTGCCCAACGCAATCTTCGGCTGGAAGTGCAACACGAGTTCGCCGTCGTGAATGGCGCGACGGAGCTCCGCCATCCGCTGCAGCCGATCCTCACCGGACAGGTCAACGCGCGGGTCAAAGACGGCGACGGTGAGGTGCCCCGCCTTTGCCCTGTACATCGCAATGTCCGCCCTCCGAAGGAGCCCCGACAAATCCATGCCATCGCCCGGTGCCGAGGCGATGCCGATGCTGGCAGTCAACGAGACCGACGTGCCCTCGACGTCAAATGGAACCGCGAGGGCGCGGCACAGACGAGCGGCGAGTTCACTCCCTGACTCCGCTTGCGTCCCCGGAAGCAATATGGCGAACTCGTCCCCGCCGAGACGGCCCAGCACACTTCCGGCAGTCCCGGTCTCCGCTAACAGGCGGCCGGTCACCGCGCGCAGCACAGCATCGCCCGCGTGGTGCCCCAGGCTGTCGTTGACCTCCTTGAAACCATCAAGATCCGCGAGGAGAAGAGCTGCGCCCGTGTCCGCCACACCTCCATCGGCGAGGAGCGAGGCCGCCTCCGTCGTGAATCCGCGGCGGTTGGGCAGGCCGGTGAGTTCGTCCGTCGTGGCATCGCGACGGGCGTCCATCATGAGCAGCGTGTGACGTACCGTCGCGTTGAGCCGATTCAAGACGCCAAGGAGTGCGGCGACGGCGATCACCACGATGAAGAGGGGAATGTCCCTCACCGTGCCCCACGCAAGGGTCGCCGTGGCCGCGAGCAGGCTCGCTCCCGGCACGATCAGCAGGCCCCTGGAGCCCGAAGCGGTCTGGGCGCGGAGCGTGCCAGGAAGCCAGGCGCCTATGGCGAGCATGATGCTGCTAAGTGGCCAGAGAGCATCCACCCAGGCGCCCTCGGTGTAGGCGTCGCTGGCTACGAGATTCCAATACGTGAGGTCCGCGAGGGCCGAGACCGTCATGGCCCCTGCGATCCACAGCAATGCATGCGTGCGACGCACCCCCACGAGCGCGACGCCCAGCCCCGCGAGCAGCAATATCGCGGTGTCGCCGATCGGGTATGCGGCACCGACGGCGACGGCCGCCGCGCCGCCGGTCAGCGTTCCCGCCAGGGGAGCCAGGAAGACCGCTCCGATCAGACCACCGATGGCGAGCGTAAGCACTGCGCCGTCAAGCCAGACGACCGTGGGCACGTCGCGGACCCTGCGCCGCACAAACACGACCACAGCGACGATGCCGAGGGGGTAATACGCGAGATAGAGGAGGTCGGCGATCGAGGGGAAAGGCACCGGGACTCGTCCTGACACGAAGAGCACGTACACGGCGTCCCCAGCGGCGGACACAAGCATCGCGGCCCCGAGTGCCAACCACACCGGCCGGTCGGCACTCATCACCAGGCCGCGGGCGATTGTGACGCTCGAGGAACCGACCATGAGCACGAGGTAGAGGGCAACTTCGCGGTCGGGATGGTCGCCGTGACCCCCCGCCAGCAGAATGGCCCACCCGACCGCGAGCAAGGCGAGGACGACTTGCACCACCTTCGGCGCGCCGCGGACCCACACCCGTGGTTGTCTGCCGCTGAGTCCATCGAATCGCATGGTCACGTCTTTCCTATCGTCCACTACGGGTGGCGTGTGAGACTCTCACCCGGCGCCACCGGGCAAGCGCATCTCTAGCGACAAACATGGGCGGCTCTAGTCATCAACCTCGATCGTCTTGATCCTGGAGCCATACCCATTCATGATGCGCACGTCGCCCTTGCGCACACCGAAGTGCGCCGCGAGCAGCGCCGCCACGCCCTCATTAGCCGCGCCGTCAACGGCCCGTTCCCTCACGAAGACCGTAAGCAGGCCGTCATCGTCGAGCGGGGCCAAAGGGGCCGTCGCGACGAGGGCCGCTCGATGGTCGTGTGGCGCGGCCGCTCGCAATAACGCGGGGGCTCGTCGCCCCTGAACTAGTCGTCGACCTCGACGGTCTTCATTCGCGACCCATGCCCGTTGACGATGCGCACGTCGCCCTTGCGCACCCCGAGGTGAGCGGCGAGCACGGCGATCACGCCCTCGTTGGCCGCGCCGTCGACGGCGCGCTCCCTGACGAACACCGTCAGGAGGCCGTCCGCGCCGTCCTCGACAAGCGGCCCCTTCTTGGAGCCAGGCTTCACGTGAATGCGGTAGCGGGTCACACGGAAACGGTAGCCGCGTTGCGCATCGTGAGCGTGCGTCAGGAACGCGAGGCGATGAAGAATGCGACGATCGGCAGTATCCACAGCCATGGCGAGCTCACATGGACGTCGATATTCGCGCCACTCGCGATTCGGGCCTACAACCGGAAGGCTTAGGGAAAAGAAGGCGGCGCGTGACGCCCTCAGCTCGTCACGCGCCGCAAATTTGTGGAGTCAGCGCTGCAGCGACTCGATCAGCTCGTGCGCATAACGGTGCGTATCGGGGAGCGACTCGATCCACACGCGGGGGGGCCGACGCATGAGATTGCCAACGCTCATGGAGATCGCACTATCCGATAGGTGGTCACGCAGCGCAGCGATTCCCTCGCCGAGCATCGGGCCGCGTTCGACCAGTACCGCGTAGAGCCCGTCACACAGACGTGCCACGGGGTGACCCTCGCCGTAAGCGCTCGTGAGCGCCTGACCCACCGCCGCGTTACGCGCCAGCCGCTGCCAAGGGTCCGTATCCGCGACGGACACGTCAATCATCACGAGCGCATGCGTATTCGCGACCGAGACGCCACTTCGGTGCGCGGCCCCGTAAACCTCGGACAGACGCTGCGTCAGGTACTCCGCCGTACCGAGACCCGATTCGGCGTCGGCCATGAACGGAGCCGACGGAGGAGTGGTGGATCCCTGGGTCCAACCCTCACACAGCGCCCTGATGGATCGAATCGGGGCAGATTCGTAACCGGCGGCGCGGAACAGCACGGCCATGTCGTCGATCGCCTCCGTGATGCCGACCCCTGCCTCGGACCTGGCCTGGCCAAGGCGGAAGGCCGCGGCGGCGGTGTCGAGTCGGGCCTCAAGAGCCTCGGCCAATGCCTCGGTGGCCGGGGTGTACCAGTCGCCCGGACGCAACCACACCGAGTGGATGCTCTTGGCCTGCCACTGCTGCAGCAAACCCGACGCTCCCACCGTGCCCGTGAGGTGTTCGTTGCCAGTCATGCTAGATGAGAGGCGCCAGTGCCGGGTTTATGACGCGGGCGCGAAAAGTCCCGGGACTTTTGCCCCCTCCAAGGGGCCGATGTGACATACGCCACTCGTGCGCGCCCTTGTGGAATGCCCCCATAAAAGGCGAAAATTGTCGTGAAACATGCCCATGTCTGGGCGGACTTGAGGGCAGATGGATCACGAGACGATCGCGCTGTGGACAGAGTTGTCCAGCGATCCCGAGTTGATCGCTGGCGTACGCGCGGGCGACACGGCGGCGTTTGGTGTGCTCTACGAACGTCACGCCGATGCCGCACGCAAGGTTGCCACCCAGTACACCAATACTCCGACCGACATCGACGACGTGGTCTCCGAGTCCTTCTCGCGCGTGCTGCGCGCGCTCCAGCAGGGCGATGGTCCCGACCTCGCGTTCCGTGCGTACCTGTTTACCATCGTCCGCCGCACGGGCATGGACCTCATCAACAAGGGGATCCGCACCAAGCCGCGCGATGACATGTCCCTCTACGAGTCCTCCCTCGGATACGAGCCCTCGTCCGACGAACCTGCCATGGAGGGCTTCGAACACGCACTCGTTGCCGACGCCTTCAAGTCACTCCCCGAACGGTGGCAGGCCGTCCTGTGGTACACCGAGGTCGAGAACAAGAGCCCCAAGGAGATAGCGCCCTTGCTGGGCCTGTCTGCCAACGGAGTCGCAGCGCTGTCCTACCGTGCGCGTGAGGCACTGCGCCAGGCCTACTTGCAGCAGCACCTGTCAACCGCAATCGACGTGAACTGCCTCGAGGCAAACGCGCAGTTGGGTGCATTCGTACGCGGCGGCCTCAATCGCAGGGAGGCAACCCGCGTCGACGAGCACGTGAAGGTGTGCGAAAAGTGCGCCGCGCTCGTCGCAGAACTTGAAGACGTCAACAAGGGGATGCGAAGCATTATCGCGCCCCTTATCCTTGGCGTCCTTGGCATGGGCGCTCTCGAGGGTGGCCTCCCCATCGGCGGAGCCCTTGGCGCCGGCGCGGCCGCTGGCGGCGCGACTGCGGGCGGTGCCGCCGGATCCGGAGCGGGGGGCACGGCCGCGACCACCGTCGGAGTGGGTGCCGGAGTGGGTGCTGCTGGCGCCGCAGCATTGGGCGCGGCGCTGACCACGGGAGCCACCGGCCCCGGCGCGAGCGCTGCTGCGGCAACAACCGCCGCTATCGCGGGACTCGCGGGAAGCGCCACGGCGGGTGGCGGAGTGGCGGGCATCTTCGCCGGTGTCGGCAGCCTCGTCATCCCGATCGTCGCCGTGGCAGGCGTCGCCTCGTTGGCCTTCGCGGGTGCGAGTTACTTCGGAGTGTTCGGCGGAAGTCCAGCTGATCCTCTCAGCGAGGCGCTGCCACAGACGACGCCGAGCAGTGTCGTCCCCTCGGCCGGCGCAAGCGCACCCCAAACGACGGCACCTCCCGCCGCACAGCAACCGTCGACAACGCAACCTGACGTCGGTGGCGCCACTGGCGGCACTGGCACTAATGCCGGCGGCACAGGCGGTGGCACCACGGACGCGAGCGGCACTGGCGGCACTGACGCAGGCACCGGCACCGGCACCGGCACTGGCACGGGCGGTGGCACCACGGACGCGAGCGGCACGGGCGGCACTGGCGGCACTGACGCAGGCACCGGCACTGGCACGGGCGGTGGCACCACGGACGCGAGCGGCACTGGCGGCACTGACGCAGGCACCGGCACTGGCACGGGCGGTGGCACCACGGACGCGAGCGGCACTGACGGCACTGACGGCACTGACGCAGGCACCGGCACTGGCACGGGCGGCACGGGCGGCGATACCGGCGGCACGGGCGGCGATACCGGCGGCACAGGCGGTGGCACCACGGACGCAGGCACCGGCACTGGCACGGGCGGCACTGACGGCGGTACGACGACCGGTACCGCGCTCCTCGCCCTCGAGAAGGCGCCTTTGGACTTCCTTGAGATCCCGCGATCGAGCCCAGCCGTCGGCATGCAGGTGAGCAACGTGGGCGGCGCCGACGCGCCGACCCTCGATGCGATGATCGTGCTCCCCGCCGGGCTTACCTTCTCAGCGCCCCCGGGTGGGGCCTCACCGTCGATGGCAGTGAGTAGCCAGAAGTTGAGCAACTTCGTGCGCTTTGCGCTCGACGGCGAGTTCTCGTCGGGCGACTGGACGTGCACACTCAGCACGGACGCCACCACCGCCGACTGCACGCTACCGACGCTCGCTATGGGCGCCGACACCAGCCTCGACCTCGGTCTCGCCCCTATTCATGGCGCGCTTGCGGCCGATGCGGAGACGTCGTTCACGGTCGTCTCTGGCGACCAGACGGTTTCGTACAGCGTTCGCACGGGCATCGCAGTGAATCACGATGACGTCGACGGCGCCTACTCGGCCGAGGGGCACATGGCCGCCATTCACGTGGGCGCGACGCTCATGGGCTGTGATGTCACCACGACGAACTGCCTCAACGCGATGGACTTCTCGGGCAACTCGACAAACAGCCAGTACAACAACAATGGCCAGGTCATGCGTCCGCTCAACGAGGCCGGTGGTGTCCGCAACTCGGCGACCACCACGCTCAACATCCCCGCTGGCGCCACCGTCAAGTACGCGCTCCTCGAGTGGTCAGCCAACCGCTCGGACGGCACCGACAAGGACCCCGCCGACGCCCTGACCGGCGACATGGCCAGCGCCCGCCTCAAGGTGCCAGGGGCGTCCGACTACATCCCCGTGACGGCTGACTCGGTCAAGACAATTTCCAAGGACGGCCGCGAGTACTACCGCTCACGTGTTGACGTGACCGGCCTGCTTGCCGCCGACGCCTTCAGCGGCACTTGGTCACTCGCGGACATCGCGCTACCGGCCACGATGAAGGACACGGACAAGACGTATTACGGCGGCTTCGCCCTGACGGTCATCTACGAAGACCCGACGCTCACGAACTCGCGGGTCGCTATCTTCGACGGCGCCCAGTGGATCACCGGATCCGATACCGCAAACGTACAGTTCGCGACTTCAAGCGACGCGAAAGTCACCGTCGGCTGGACCGCCTGGGAGGGCGACCGCGCACTTACGGGCGACAGTCTCGACATCGATGGCAGCAAATTCACGCCTCTGAGGTGGGATGGCACCCGCTCGTCCGAAGGCGAGAGCAACAATGCCGCCGACTCCACCGCATTCGGCGGACAGTACGCGAACACGCTTGGAGTAGACGCCAAGCTCTTCAAGCCGCGCGAAGTGAGCAAGGGCGTCCACAACGTGACTGTGAGCACTAGTGGCGACAACTTCCTGCTGAGCACCATCACCGTCACGATCGCGGACGAGTCCCCGGTGACTCCTCCCGACGAGTAGTAGTCGGCGCCAGAACTACGAAGCGCCGGTCGGGTCCCACGGCTGGTCGAGTTGCTTTGCGGTGCGCACCGCGTGGTCGACGCCGTAGTCCCGAGCCACCAGATGAAGCGCCATGTGAATCCCTGATGTGAGCCCACCTGACGTCACCACAGAGCCCTCGTCAACCCAACGCACCCCGGAGCGCACGTCGGCCAGTTTGCCGGTCCGCGCGAGGTCATCGACGTCTTCCCAGTGGGTTGTCGCGCTCTTGCCCTCCAATGCGCCCGCCTTCGCCAACAGGAATGCCCCCGTACACACGGACGCCGTCACACCGCTGGATCCGATCAAGCCCTCCACAGTCGCCGCGAGCACCGGATCGGCGACGACGGCAGCCACATCGATGGTGCCGGGCACGATCGCGATGTCGATCTGGCCGACGTCGGCGGGGTCGTGCAAACGGGTCAACGTCATGCCGCCAAACGCCACGGCGTCGGCGCCTCCTGGGCTCACCAAGACCACCTCGTACTGAGGCGGAAGCCCATCTCGCTCGGCCAATCGAGAGGCGGTGAGGAAGACCTCGTAGGGCCCGCCCGCATCGATCAGATCGAAGCCGGGAAACAGCAGAATCGCGACGCGCTTGGTCATGCGAACACGCTAACGCTCGCATGGAGGTCCAGGGGGTTTAGGACTGGCGCCGTTAGCGCAATACGTCGGCGGAGGCGCGCCTGCGGACCACAAGCCAGAAGCTCGCATTCGCGAGGACCATGGACCCCACCATTACCGTCGCCATGGATGTCACTGAAATCCCAAGGACGCTGATAAGCGGCGACACGGCGCCCGCGACCGCAAAGTTTAGCGCGCCTAGGACCGAGGCCGCGGTTCCCGCCTCGTTGGGGTGATCGTTGAGAGCGAGGATCTGCGCGGTAGGCATGATGAAACCAAGCGGCGCCACCGTGAAGAACAGCGCTACTAGGAGCCACGGCATGCCGACTCCCGTCACGCCGAGAATCAGCAGCGAGAGCGCACCCAGGGACACGATGCTCACCCCGATTGTCATCACGGCGCGCGGGGGCCACCTGCGCATGAGTCGCGCGCCCGTCTGGGTGAAGACGATCATTCCCACGGCGTTCATGCCGAAGGTCATCGCGAAGTGCGGCGTGGAGAAGCCGTACTGATCCTGCAGGATGAACGACGACGCCGAGAGGTACGAGAACAGCGCAGTGAACGTCATGGCGCTCACCAAGGCGACACCCAGAAACACGGGATCGTGAAAGACCACCCGATAGCGCTGACGCATGGCGCTCGCATTGAGCCGCCCGCGGCGTTCTCGATCATGCGTCTCGCGCAGGAACAGCGCCGCCGTGAGCGTCATCAACGTCCCGTAGATGGTAAGCGCGATGAAGATGCCTCGCCAAGGAGCAAAACTGAGGATGGCCGCACCCACGAGGGGCGCCACAACAGGAGCCGTGCCGCTCACGAGGGCCATTCTGGCGAGCATGCGCACGAGGCCCTGACCCCCGAACATGTCACGCACCATCGCCATGGCGACGACCGCGGATCCGGCCGCGCCCAGACCCTGGCCAACGCGACCGATCATCACGGCGGTGACGTTGTGGGCAAACAGAATGCTGATGGAGGACAGCACGTGAATCGCGGTTGCGATGAGCAAGGGGCGCCGACGCCCTAACGAGTCACTCAGCGGGCCCGCCACCAGCTGCCCGAGCCCGAAGCCCACCATCGTCGCGGTGAGCGTCAACTGGATCAGAGTCTCCGTGGTCCGCAGGTCCATCTGCACGGCGGGGAAGGCGGGGAGGTACATGTCGACCGTGAATGGGCCCAGGGCAACCAGGGCTCCCAGCAGCAAGATGTACCCGAGCCGCTGG from Demequina lutea includes:
- a CDS encoding IS30 family transposase, whose product is MGRRLGRSASTISREVAKNKGIRRYRAVDADDRVWRQAWCPKKCKLARNPVLRCYVAARLWEDWSPEQIAGALRKKHPAGSRMRLSHVTIYKTLFVQSRSMLAKELQQHLRSGRPIRRSVHDTVTGQWRSEIKDAVSICERPGEVADRAVPGHWEGDRLLGRGGGDCPVGASDRRLLTSNVEHRRIE
- a CDS encoding heat shock protein transcriptional repressor HspR; the encoded protein is MHAQTLRQYDRLGLVVPRRRPGGGRRYSLRDVVTLLEIQRLSQEEGINLAGIARILDLSKRVDWLEREVERLRPRADVGSRIFTSGPTAGKGVIVERGQRGRRDEGRSMVVWRGRSQ
- a CDS encoding putative bifunctional diguanylate cyclase/phosphodiesterase, with the protein product MRFDGLSGRQPRVWVRGAPKVVQVVLALLAVGWAILLAGGHGDHPDREVALYLVLMVGSSSVTIARGLVMSADRPVWLALGAAMLVSAAGDAVYVLFVSGRVPVPFPSIADLLYLAYYPLGIVAVVVFVRRRVRDVPTVVWLDGAVLTLAIGGLIGAVFLAPLAGTLTGGAAAVAVGAAYPIGDTAILLLAGLGVALVGVRRTHALLWIAGAMTVSALADLTYWNLVASDAYTEGAWVDALWPLSSIMLAIGAWLPGTLRAQTASGSRGLLIVPGASLLAATATLAWGTVRDIPLFIVVIAVAALLGVLNRLNATVRHTLLMMDARRDATTDELTGLPNRRGFTTEAASLLADGGVADTGAALLLADLDGFKEVNDSLGHHAGDAVLRAVTGRLLAETGTAGSVLGRLGGDEFAILLPGTQAESGSELAARLCRALAVPFDVEGTSVSLTASIGIASAPGDGMDLSGLLRRADIAMYRAKAGHLTVAVFDPRVDLSGEDRLQRMAELRRAIHDGELVLHFQPKIALGTGRVEGVEALVRWDRPGSELVFPDAFLPLARRAGLLPAVTKSVLQQALAQSALWRAAGIVLPIAVNLPAPDLIDETLPARVSVLLAAQRLPGSALEVEITEEALLRDPARAKSVLGNLRALGVRIAIDDYGTGYSSLVYLRELVVDEVKIDRTFIVPMLLDDRSSSIVRSTIDLAHALGLRVVAEGIEEAEVAEMLARFGCDTAQGYHWTRPLPAAQFESWLREYEGADASAIRAAGRGSQEVTPVSHISRTSRDSPRP
- a CDS encoding DUF167 domain-containing protein, which codes for MAPLDDDGLLTVFVRERAVDGAANEGVAALLAAHFGVRKGDVRIMNGYGSRIKTIEVDD
- a CDS encoding DUF167 domain-containing protein codes for the protein MAVDTADRRILHRLAFLTHAHDAQRGYRFRVTRYRIHVKPGSKKGPLVEDGADGLLTVFVRERAVDGAANEGVIAVLAAHLGVRKGDVRIVNGHGSRMKTVEVDD
- a CDS encoding sigma-70 family RNA polymerase sigma factor is translated as MDHETIALWTELSSDPELIAGVRAGDTAAFGVLYERHADAARKVATQYTNTPTDIDDVVSESFSRVLRALQQGDGPDLAFRAYLFTIVRRTGMDLINKGIRTKPRDDMSLYESSLGYEPSSDEPAMEGFEHALVADAFKSLPERWQAVLWYTEVENKSPKEIAPLLGLSANGVAALSYRAREALRQAYLQQHLSTAIDVNCLEANAQLGAFVRGGLNRREATRVDEHVKVCEKCAALVAELEDVNKGMRSIIAPLILGVLGMGALEGGLPIGGALGAGAAAGGATAGGAAGSGAGGTAATTVGVGAGVGAAGAAALGAALTTGATGPGASAAAATTAAIAGLAGSATAGGGVAGIFAGVGSLVIPIVAVAGVASLAFAGASYFGVFGGSPADPLSEALPQTTPSSVVPSAGASAPQTTAPPAAQQPSTTQPDVGGATGGTGTNAGGTGGGTTDASGTGGTDAGTGTGTGTGTGGGTTDASGTGGTGGTDAGTGTGTGGGTTDASGTGGTDAGTGTGTGGGTTDASGTDGTDGTDAGTGTGTGGTGGDTGGTGGDTGGTGGGTTDAGTGTGTGGTDGGTTTGTALLALEKAPLDFLEIPRSSPAVGMQVSNVGGADAPTLDAMIVLPAGLTFSAPPGGASPSMAVSSQKLSNFVRFALDGEFSSGDWTCTLSTDATTADCTLPTLAMGADTSLDLGLAPIHGALAADAETSFTVVSGDQTVSYSVRTGIAVNHDDVDGAYSAEGHMAAIHVGATLMGCDVTTTNCLNAMDFSGNSTNSQYNNNGQVMRPLNEAGGVRNSATTTLNIPAGATVKYALLEWSANRSDGTDKDPADALTGDMASARLKVPGASDYIPVTADSVKTISKDGREYYRSRVDVTGLLAADAFSGTWSLADIALPATMKDTDKTYYGGFALTVIYEDPTLTNSRVAIFDGAQWITGSDTANVQFATSSDAKVTVGWTAWEGDRALTGDSLDIDGSKFTPLRWDGTRSSEGESNNAADSTAFGGQYANTLGVDAKLFKPREVSKGVHNVTVSTSGDNFLLSTITVTIADESPVTPPDE
- a CDS encoding GlxA family transcriptional regulator, which gives rise to MTKRVAILLFPGFDLIDAGGPYEVFLTASRLAERDGLPPQYEVVLVSPGGADAVAFGGMTLTRLHDPADVGQIDIAIVPGTIDVAAVVADPVLAATVEGLIGSSGVTASVCTGAFLLAKAGALEGKSATTHWEDVDDLARTGKLADVRSGVRWVDEGSVVTSGGLTSGIHMALHLVARDYGVDHAVRTAKQLDQPWDPTGAS
- a CDS encoding multidrug effflux MFS transporter; translation: MSVDTAPTAPTPVALNATPAQHGASLTRPQRLGYILLLGALVALGPFTVDMYLPAFPAVQMDLRTTETLIQLTLTATMVGFGLGQLVAGPLSDSLGRRRPLLIATAIHVLSSISILFAHNVTAVMIGRVGQGLGAAGSAVVAMAMVRDMFGGQGLVRMLARMALVSGTAPVVAPLVGAAILSFAPWRGIFIALTIYGTLMTLTAALFLRETHDRERRGRLNASAMRQRYRVVFHDPVFLGVALVSAMTFTALFSYLSASSFILQDQYGFSTPHFAMTFGMNAVGMIVFTQTGARLMRRWPPRAVMTIGVSIVSLGALSLLILGVTGVGMPWLLVALFFTVAPLGFIMPTAQILALNDHPNEAGTAASVLGALNFAVAGAVSPLISVLGISVTSMATVMVGSMVLANASFWLVVRRRASADVLR